In the genome of Phycisphaerales bacterium, one region contains:
- the recQ gene encoding DNA helicase RecQ: MTPPITPPDRAILDVLKRYWGYDTLRPLQAEAIAAGLHGRDSLVVMPTGGGKSLCYQIPAVLAGRLDVVISPLIALMKDQVDGLRACGYPAAALHSNLTTGELRTVEGAVLAGQLRLLFLAPERLQNPYIQGMLERARVRAFTIDEAHCISQWGHDFRKEYRQLARLRATFPEASLHAYTATATARVRADIAEQLQLRAPTLLVGRFDRPNLIYRVLPKTEIHSQVASALARHAGEAAIVYCLSRVDTQDMAAYLRGRGLRAAHYHAGMCAEARRATQDAFAREELDVISATVAFGMGIDRSDVRCVIHATMPKSIEHYQQETGRAGRDGLAAECVLFYDYSDLTRWEGLIKRSAAQSEYPTVVTAAMTALLQEMQQFCVRGECRHAALSAYFGQRLDVTNCGACDVCLGEVAGLTDVTVTAQKILSCVARVGERFGVAHLVDVLTGRATPRVQALGHDQLSTFALLKDDEPDTVRQTIYQLLDQGLVQRSPGEYPVLQLNTRSWEVLRGQRPVRLREITGPLRKTRVEADGWAGVDRKVFDALRALRKEIARERGIPAFTILHDATLRELARIRPTTVEQLPGIRGLGERKRAEFGAQLVECVRGASGASAQPAPSARRKVHSAAELSVSGRRRKPSLAQQRAFELFRAGRPLSAVAEEIQRAHATTWQYLLAFVEQEPPATLSPWVDEDMFARVTAAFATGGDERFGTIFERLGGRVPYEVIRLVAAFRGQTST, translated from the coding sequence ATGACGCCGCCCATCACACCACCGGATCGCGCCATCCTCGATGTACTCAAGCGGTACTGGGGCTACGACACCCTGCGCCCCCTCCAGGCCGAGGCCATCGCAGCGGGCCTGCATGGCCGCGACTCGCTCGTCGTCATGCCAACCGGTGGCGGGAAGTCCCTTTGCTACCAGATACCGGCCGTACTCGCCGGACGACTCGACGTCGTCATCTCTCCGCTCATCGCGCTGATGAAGGACCAGGTCGACGGGCTGCGAGCTTGCGGCTACCCGGCGGCAGCGCTGCACAGCAATCTCACGACCGGCGAGCTGCGAACGGTGGAGGGTGCCGTGCTGGCCGGCCAACTTCGGCTGCTGTTCCTCGCACCGGAACGGCTACAGAACCCATACATCCAGGGCATGCTGGAACGCGCCCGGGTCCGCGCGTTCACCATCGACGAGGCCCACTGCATCAGCCAATGGGGCCACGACTTCCGCAAGGAGTATCGCCAGCTTGCCCGCTTGCGCGCGACCTTTCCCGAGGCGAGTCTGCACGCCTATACCGCCACCGCCACAGCGCGCGTCCGAGCCGACATTGCCGAACAGCTCCAGCTCCGCGCCCCCACCCTGCTCGTCGGCCGGTTTGACCGTCCCAACCTGATCTACCGTGTTCTGCCCAAGACCGAGATCCACAGTCAGGTGGCGAGTGCGCTCGCCCGGCACGCCGGCGAGGCCGCCATCGTCTACTGCCTCAGCCGGGTCGACACACAGGACATGGCCGCATACCTCCGCGGCCGCGGTCTGCGTGCGGCGCATTACCACGCCGGCATGTGTGCCGAGGCACGGCGCGCAACGCAGGATGCCTTCGCGCGTGAGGAGCTCGATGTGATCAGCGCGACCGTGGCCTTCGGCATGGGTATCGATCGGAGCGATGTGCGCTGCGTCATCCATGCCACCATGCCCAAATCCATCGAGCATTATCAGCAGGAGACCGGCCGGGCCGGTCGTGACGGGCTCGCCGCGGAGTGCGTGCTCTTCTACGACTACAGCGATCTCACCCGTTGGGAAGGGCTGATCAAACGCAGCGCCGCGCAATCGGAGTATCCGACCGTGGTCACCGCCGCCATGACCGCACTGCTCCAGGAGATGCAGCAGTTCTGTGTCCGTGGAGAGTGCCGTCACGCGGCCCTAAGCGCCTATTTCGGCCAACGGCTCGACGTCACCAACTGTGGCGCTTGCGATGTCTGCCTCGGAGAGGTCGCAGGCCTGACCGACGTGACGGTGACAGCCCAGAAGATCCTCTCGTGCGTGGCGCGCGTCGGTGAGCGCTTTGGGGTGGCGCATCTCGTTGATGTTCTCACCGGCCGGGCCACGCCGCGGGTCCAAGCGCTGGGTCATGACCAGCTCAGCACCTTCGCGCTGCTCAAGGATGACGAGCCGGATACGGTGCGGCAGACGATCTACCAGTTACTCGACCAGGGTCTCGTGCAACGCAGCCCCGGAGAGTATCCGGTCCTCCAGCTCAACACCCGCTCGTGGGAAGTCCTGCGTGGGCAGCGCCCGGTGCGACTGCGCGAGATCACGGGACCCCTCCGCAAAACGCGGGTCGAAGCGGACGGGTGGGCCGGTGTGGACCGGAAGGTGTTCGACGCGCTCCGCGCGCTGCGCAAGGAGATTGCCCGGGAACGCGGGATTCCGGCGTTTACGATTCTGCATGATGCGACGCTGCGCGAGCTGGCCCGGATCCGCCCCACCACCGTCGAGCAACTGCCGGGCATCCGCGGGCTCGGCGAGCGTAAACGGGCGGAGTTCGGCGCGCAGCTCGTGGAGTGTGTGCGCGGCGCGAGCGGCGCGTCTGCGCAGCCCGCACCCTCGGCCCGCCGCAAGGTTCATTCCGCGGCGGAACTGTCCGTGAGCGGCAGGCGACGCAAGCCGAGTCTGGCTCAGCAGCGGGCGTTCGAACTCTTCCGTGCCGGCCGGCCACTGTCCGCTGTCGCTGAGGAGATCCAGCGCGCCCACGCAACCACTTGGCAGTACCTGCTGGCCTTCGTGGAGCAGGAGCCGCCGGCCACGCTCTCGCCCTGGGTCGATGAGGACATGTTCGCCCGCGTCACCGCGGCATTCGCAACCGGCGGCGACGAACGCTTCGGCACAATCTTCGAGCGCCTGGGCGGTCGTGTCCCCTACGAGGTCATCCGGTTGGTCGCCGCCTTTCGCGGGCAAACCAGCACCTAG
- a CDS encoding carbamoyltransferase HypF: protein MNPPEPRLRRRLDVRGQVQGVGFRPYVFRLAQQHGLGGWVANDGRGARIEVEGPAAGIAAFEAALPVELPPLAVLTACTAADLPPLGERDFRIVASAAAEGSRPTVTPDVALCQDCRRELFDAGDRRYGYPFITCTNCGPRYSIIRDVPYDRPKTTMAPFVQCPPCQAEYDNPASRRFHAQPNACPACGPALRMVVPSTPPTEQPPSSAERDRRATSHRACHPPHTPPLNVVRNAADRLRRGEIIAMKGIGGYHLACRADSSAAVGRLRERKLRDGKPLAIMVPDLDTAHRLAWLAPSDEVALLSTAAPIVLVPRRDLARSRFGGEPGNRVGRDASDQAHRLDCNSVEPAAPALAPLVAPGCHTLGLLLPYTPLHYLLFAEGLGPLVMTSANLSGEPLCYRDHDAMNGLQDVADAFLLHDREICRPIDDSVVYSWRERIVPLRRARGYVPQPISVPTLAGAPPILALGGDLKSVVGLLQDGEAILSEHLGDLEHPAAYRNFLAAIARLRQLFDFHPRLLACDLHPRYHSTRYAAELGLPLVPVQHHHAHVASVLAEHGETGPVIGLACDGTGYARDGTIWGGEILLCERGACIHLGGLEPFPLIGGDAAAIETWRPAAALVARVYGNNWRTVWERWAADRHTIPEAAQSVLFARQWEQGAGVRTSSLGRVFDAIAYLLGLCDRNRHEAEAALAVEAAAASWPEPVSPRPCPPRDTDGLIQIDVAPLVRALVEQQAPQGLEVARCAAEAQATLAEALVGGVLVAVARTGVRTVALSGGCFANRLLLEGLVERLEQRQLHVLFHERTPPGDGGLALGQLWVAAWQQRGDR from the coding sequence GTGAACCCGCCTGAACCCCGACTCCGCCGCCGCCTCGATGTCCGCGGACAAGTTCAGGGGGTGGGATTCCGCCCCTACGTCTTCCGACTCGCGCAACAGCACGGACTCGGCGGGTGGGTGGCGAATGACGGTCGTGGTGCCCGGATCGAGGTGGAGGGTCCGGCGGCCGGCATCGCGGCATTTGAGGCCGCACTGCCCGTCGAGCTACCACCCCTCGCAGTGCTTACGGCCTGCACGGCTGCGGATCTCCCTCCCTTGGGCGAACGCGACTTTCGCATCGTCGCCTCTGCCGCAGCCGAAGGCAGCCGACCCACCGTAACGCCCGACGTGGCCCTCTGTCAGGACTGCCGGCGCGAGCTTTTCGACGCCGGAGATCGACGGTACGGCTACCCTTTCATCACTTGCACCAACTGCGGCCCGCGCTACTCGATCATCCGCGATGTACCGTACGACCGGCCGAAGACAACGATGGCCCCCTTTGTCCAGTGCCCACCCTGCCAAGCTGAGTATGACAACCCTGCCAGCCGCCGGTTTCACGCCCAGCCGAACGCGTGCCCGGCGTGCGGCCCGGCACTGCGGATGGTCGTGCCGTCGACTCCCCCGACGGAACAACCACCTTCATCAGCCGAGCGAGATCGCCGGGCCACATCACACCGCGCCTGCCACCCGCCTCACACGCCCCCACTGAATGTCGTCCGTAACGCGGCGGACCGCTTGCGCCGCGGCGAAATCATCGCCATGAAGGGGATCGGCGGTTACCACCTCGCCTGCCGTGCTGACAGTTCGGCTGCCGTTGGTCGCCTCCGCGAACGCAAGCTCCGCGATGGTAAGCCACTGGCGATCATGGTGCCCGATTTAGACACCGCACACCGACTCGCATGGCTTGCGCCGAGTGACGAAGTTGCCCTGCTCAGTACGGCTGCGCCGATTGTGTTGGTACCACGCCGCGACTTAGCCCGCTCCCGTTTCGGAGGGGAGCCCGGGAACCGTGTTGGCAGGGATGCTTCGGATCAGGCGCACCGCTTAGACTGCAACTCGGTTGAACCTGCGGCCCCAGCCCTCGCACCGCTCGTTGCCCCCGGCTGCCACACGCTCGGCCTGCTGCTCCCGTACACACCGCTCCATTACCTGCTCTTCGCCGAGGGTCTTGGCCCGCTGGTGATGACTTCCGCAAATCTGTCCGGCGAGCCACTCTGCTACCGTGATCACGATGCGATGAATGGGCTCCAGGATGTCGCCGACGCTTTTCTCCTGCACGACCGCGAGATCTGTCGGCCGATTGACGACTCTGTCGTCTACTCATGGCGGGAGCGGATTGTTCCCCTGCGCCGCGCCCGCGGCTACGTACCGCAGCCCATTTCGGTACCCACCCTTGCGGGCGCTCCACCGATCCTCGCTCTTGGTGGTGATCTCAAGTCCGTTGTGGGCTTACTGCAGGACGGCGAGGCCATCCTGAGTGAGCATTTGGGCGATCTCGAACACCCCGCCGCGTACCGCAATTTTCTCGCGGCGATCGCCCGCCTGCGACAACTGTTTGACTTCCACCCACGGTTGCTCGCGTGCGATCTCCACCCGCGCTACCACAGCACGCGCTACGCGGCCGAGCTGGGCCTGCCGCTCGTGCCGGTGCAGCACCACCACGCTCACGTCGCCAGTGTCCTGGCCGAGCACGGCGAGACCGGACCGGTGATCGGCCTGGCGTGTGACGGCACCGGCTACGCCCGCGACGGCACCATTTGGGGAGGCGAGATCCTGCTCTGTGAGCGCGGTGCATGCATTCACCTCGGTGGGCTCGAACCGTTCCCCCTGATCGGTGGCGATGCGGCGGCGATTGAAACCTGGCGCCCGGCGGCCGCGCTGGTGGCCAGGGTATACGGTAACAATTGGCGCACGGTGTGGGAGCGCTGGGCTGCGGACCGGCACACCATTCCGGAAGCTGCTCAATCCGTTTTGTTTGCACGGCAATGGGAACAGGGTGCCGGTGTACGCACGAGCAGTCTGGGTCGCGTCTTCGATGCGATCGCGTACCTGCTGGGGCTCTGCGACCGCAATCGGCACGAGGCCGAGGCAGCATTGGCCGTGGAGGCGGCAGCGGCCTCGTGGCCCGAGCCGGTTTCGCCTCGGCCCTGTCCACCCCGCGACACGGATGGCCTGATTCAGATCGATGTCGCCCCGCTCGTCCGCGCACTCGTCGAGCAGCAGGCGCCCCAGGGCCTGGAGGTTGCCAGGTGCGCGGCAGAGGCGCAAGCAACGTTGGCGGAAGCGCTAGTCGGCGGAGTGCTGGTGGCAGTGGCTCGGACCGGCGTACGCACGGTTGCGCTCTCGGGAGGGTGTTTCGCGAATCGACTGCTACTGGAGGGCCTTGTCGAACGGCTAGAGCAGCGGCAACTTCACGTGCTCTTCCACGAGCGTACCCCACCCGGAGACGGTGGGCTGGCACTGGGACAGCTTTGGGTCGCGGCCTGGCAACAGCGCGGTGATCGCTGA
- the lpxD gene encoding UDP-3-O-(3-hydroxymyristoyl)glucosamine N-acyltransferase codes for MPATLGQLHGVLDQHGFKPLLEGDPERPIRGVATLEDARPGDISFLSNPKYEKHLETTAATAVVLRPSVAAPPHFDRLRVDDPYGAITALIVTLHGYRKHRPVRATAGEAFIHASAQIGEGATIHPGVTIDEEVVIGTAAVIYPGCYIGPRCRLGEGVVLYPNVVLYDDTVLGNRVTIHANTVIGEDGLGYAPLGGKWFKIPQIGSVEIEDDVEIGASCAIDRATLGRTRIGRGTKFSNLIAIGHGTRIGEDCLFVAQTGLAGSVEVGNHVTMAGQVGVVGHIRVGDNATIGAKAGVTHNVPDGETVLGAPAIPIHDMKRQVIYVQRLPELNETVKRLERQLAALEARLAERDAKG; via the coding sequence ATGCCAGCGACCCTTGGCCAACTGCATGGCGTGCTGGACCAGCACGGCTTCAAACCACTCCTCGAGGGCGATCCTGAGCGCCCCATCCGCGGTGTGGCTACGCTCGAGGACGCGCGACCTGGTGACATCTCGTTCCTATCTAACCCCAAGTATGAAAAGCACTTGGAAACAACCGCCGCAACCGCGGTTGTTCTCCGGCCGAGTGTGGCGGCTCCGCCGCACTTCGATCGCCTGCGGGTGGATGACCCCTACGGGGCGATCACGGCCCTGATCGTCACGCTGCACGGTTACCGCAAGCACCGCCCGGTGCGAGCTACGGCTGGCGAGGCATTCATCCACGCGAGCGCGCAGATCGGCGAAGGGGCGACGATCCACCCGGGGGTAACGATCGACGAGGAGGTCGTCATCGGGACAGCCGCCGTCATCTATCCGGGTTGCTATATCGGACCAAGGTGCCGCCTCGGCGAGGGCGTAGTGCTCTACCCGAATGTTGTGCTGTATGACGATACCGTGCTCGGGAACCGCGTAACGATTCATGCGAACACTGTCATCGGTGAGGATGGCCTGGGCTATGCTCCGCTGGGCGGCAAGTGGTTCAAGATCCCGCAGATCGGGTCCGTTGAAATCGAGGACGATGTTGAGATTGGGGCGAGCTGCGCTATTGACCGTGCCACGTTGGGACGAACGCGAATCGGCCGTGGCACGAAATTCAGCAACCTGATCGCAATTGGGCACGGGACGCGCATCGGCGAGGATTGCCTCTTCGTGGCCCAGACGGGATTGGCCGGGTCGGTTGAGGTGGGAAATCACGTCACGATGGCAGGGCAGGTGGGCGTTGTGGGACATATCCGGGTGGGCGACAACGCGACGATCGGTGCCAAGGCCGGTGTGACCCACAACGTCCCTGATGGAGAGACGGTGCTTGGAGCCCCCGCGATCCCGATCCATGATATGAAGCGGCAGGTGATCTATGTGCAACGTCTGCCGGAACTGAACGAGACGGTGAAGCGACTTGAGCGGCAGTTGGCAGCCCTGGAGGCGCGGCTCGCGGAGCGCGATGCAAAGGGCTAA